A genomic window from Clostridium aceticum includes:
- the safA gene encoding SafA/ExsA family spore coat assembly protein, with product MYPNYGTPNYIAPMMNMQVPGPPACPGGTVYTIQPGDTMFRIANRYGIDLQALIRANPQIPNPNVIYVGQRICIPAIVTPPPPPGVFCPDGTIYIVQRGDTMFNIARRFGVTLQKLIEANPQVPDPNILEVGQRICIPVSDAPLPEGIRRVLLRPERTGILGATAFVSLPDATIWISTFGLPAPSTIDPKLKCYYAWVVNRGADRYYRVTLKDSGAQDIMVGYGDTTGSFVGYDEVIVTAEATTSVDKPTGPVVLRGNITP from the coding sequence ATGTATCCTAATTATGGAACACCTAACTATATAGCTCCTATGATGAATATGCAGGTGCCGGGGCCTCCCGCATGTCCCGGAGGAACTGTGTATACTATTCAGCCCGGTGATACAATGTTTCGTATCGCAAATCGCTATGGTATAGACCTGCAGGCATTAATTAGAGCCAACCCACAAATACCTAACCCCAATGTAATTTATGTAGGACAAAGAATATGTATTCCTGCTATTGTAACACCACCGCCTCCACCAGGGGTATTCTGTCCAGATGGAACGATTTATATTGTACAGCGTGGAGACACTATGTTTAATATTGCCAGAAGGTTCGGCGTAACTTTGCAAAAACTAATCGAGGCAAATCCACAAGTTCCTGATCCAAATATTTTAGAAGTTGGCCAAAGAATTTGCATTCCCGTATCAGATGCACCACTTCCAGAGGGTATACGCAGGGTATTATTAAGACCAGAACGTACTGGTATTCTAGGAGCTACTGCTTTTGTGAGTCTGCCTGATGCTACTATTTGGATTAGCACCTTTGGGTTACCAGCCCCATCTACAATCGATCCTAAACTAAAGTGCTATTATGCTTGGGTTGTAAATAGAGGTGCTGATCGCTACTATAGAGTAACGCTAAAGGACAGCGGTGCACAAGATATTATGGTAGGCTATGGAGATACTACTGGAAGCTTTGTAGGTTATGACGAAGTTATTGTTACAGCAGAAGCTACTACATCTGTAGATAAACCAACTGGTCCAGTTGTATTAAGAGGAAACATTACCCCATAA
- the larA gene encoding nickel-dependent lactate racemase: MHTFSIKYGKGIVDVCIPERNLLDVIKNNEKDFSKTEEEVILDALNNPIGTEPLKEMIKPGEKVCIVISDITRAWQKMSTYLPYVVDALTEVGIEDKDILFICSVGSHRKHTKEEHRLLLGEKLADRFEVIDHDCWDKDNLTYVGTTSFGTPVHVNKMAFDCDHIFLTGAIVFHLLAGWGGGKKSVLPGICSYETIMKNHALSLSPVLGEGSNPFVRSGNIANNPLYKDMLEAASLVKPSFLFNVIMNSDGKIAAAVAGDFIEAHEAGCRIVEELDGVSIKEKADLVIATAGGFPKDINLYQTVKTIINAKEAAREGGAIIVLSECSEGFGNDDVQEVIQNYDTMLEREKALRENFSIAKYIGYFVSEVAANFTLILVSNMDEALVKRANIKVVKTVEEALAIAYKKHGENLKTYLMPYGANTLPQLI; this comes from the coding sequence ATGCATACTTTTAGTATTAAATATGGTAAAGGCATAGTAGATGTTTGTATACCAGAAAGAAACTTACTTGATGTGATAAAAAATAATGAAAAAGATTTTTCAAAAACTGAGGAAGAGGTTATTTTAGATGCTTTAAACAATCCTATAGGCACAGAGCCTTTAAAAGAAATGATAAAACCTGGTGAAAAAGTATGTATTGTTATTTCTGACATTACTCGAGCCTGGCAAAAAATGAGTACTTATCTTCCTTACGTGGTAGATGCATTAACAGAAGTTGGTATTGAAGATAAAGACATTCTTTTTATTTGCTCTGTTGGTTCCCATAGAAAACATACAAAAGAAGAACATAGATTATTGTTAGGAGAAAAGTTGGCAGACCGATTTGAAGTAATCGATCACGACTGTTGGGATAAAGATAATTTAACTTATGTCGGCACCACTAGTTTCGGTACACCTGTTCATGTCAATAAGATGGCCTTTGATTGTGATCATATCTTTTTAACTGGAGCCATTGTATTCCACCTTCTAGCTGGATGGGGTGGAGGAAAAAAATCAGTTCTTCCTGGCATCTGCAGCTATGAAACCATTATGAAAAATCATGCATTATCTTTAAGTCCAGTTTTAGGAGAAGGCAGCAATCCCTTTGTTCGAAGCGGAAATATTGCAAACAATCCTCTTTACAAGGACATGCTAGAGGCGGCATCTTTAGTTAAGCCTTCCTTCTTATTTAATGTAATTATGAATTCAGATGGCAAGATTGCTGCTGCTGTAGCTGGGGATTTCATTGAAGCTCATGAAGCTGGTTGTCGAATCGTAGAAGAGTTGGATGGTGTTTCTATCAAAGAGAAAGCTGATCTAGTTATAGCAACTGCTGGTGGATTCCCTAAAGATATTAACCTATATCAGACCGTCAAGACTATTATCAACGCTAAAGAAGCTGCAAGAGAAGGCGGTGCTATCATTGTTTTAAGTGAGTGTTCAGAGGGATTTGGTAATGATGATGTACAAGAGGTTATTCAAAACTACGATACAATGTTAGAAAGGGAAAAAGCCTTAAGAGAAAACTTCTCCATTGCTAAGTACATCGGATATTTTGTCAGCGAAGTAGCAGCAAACTTTACTTTGATTTTGGTCTCCAACATGGATGAAGCCTTGGTAAAAAGGGCTAATATTAAAGTTGTTAAAACTGTAGAAGAAGCATTAGCTATCGCTTATAAAAAGCACGGGGAAAATCTTAAAACCTATCTAATGCCTTATGGAGCAAATACCTTACCTCAGTTAATTTAA
- a CDS encoding phosphoglycerate dehydrogenase, which produces MKVLFTYDYGKEKMDAIEKLGYDIILQSEKGIVYTEAMQDVEALICYSPFHTLDIAKMKKLKWIQLSSIGIDQVPKDIARKNKIIVTNNKGGYSIPIGEWVVLKILEIYKKSSKLYRQQQQKRWEMDTSLLELYRKRIGFIGTGSIAIESAKRLQGFEAHILGVNTKGRKVEYFDKCYPIHQLEEVLKTCDVVVVTVPYTEETHHLINKVKLEMMKKEAVLINVSRGSIIDEKALIQHLQKGNLLGVALDVFEEEPLSQENPLWEMERVLVTPHNCWISEMRNERRFRIIYENMKKFKEELPLINQVDINKGY; this is translated from the coding sequence ATGAAGGTGTTATTTACCTATGATTATGGAAAAGAAAAAATGGACGCTATAGAAAAGCTAGGTTACGATATAATATTACAAAGTGAAAAAGGAATTGTGTATACTGAAGCAATGCAGGATGTAGAGGCGTTGATATGCTATAGTCCTTTTCATACGCTGGATATTGCTAAAATGAAGAAGTTGAAATGGATACAGCTCTCTAGTATCGGCATAGACCAAGTGCCTAAGGACATTGCTAGGAAAAATAAAATTATTGTTACCAATAATAAAGGAGGATATAGCATCCCTATAGGAGAATGGGTAGTACTAAAGATCCTAGAAATCTATAAAAAATCTTCAAAGCTATATCGGCAGCAGCAGCAAAAGCGATGGGAAATGGATACCAGTCTTTTAGAACTCTATAGGAAGCGGATTGGTTTTATTGGTACTGGCAGTATAGCTATAGAGTCTGCTAAACGACTTCAAGGCTTTGAAGCACACATACTAGGTGTAAACACCAAGGGAAGGAAAGTGGAGTATTTCGATAAATGCTATCCTATACATCAGCTAGAGGAAGTGTTAAAGACCTGTGATGTAGTGGTTGTTACTGTCCCTTACACGGAAGAAACCCACCATTTAATAAATAAAGTAAAGTTAGAGATGATGAAGAAGGAAGCTGTTCTTATCAATGTATCTAGAGGCAGCATCATAGATGAAAAAGCTCTTATTCAACATTTGCAAAAGGGAAATCTTCTAGGTGTAGCTCTTGATGTTTTTGAAGAAGAGCCGTTATCTCAGGAAAACCCTTTATGGGAAATGGAGCGTGTACTTGTTACCCCCCATAATTGCTGGATTTCTGAGATGAGAAATGAGAGAAGATTTAGGATTATTTATGAAAATATGAAAAAATTTAAAGAAGAGCTGCCTTTAATCAATCAAGTGGACATCAACAAAGGGTATTAA
- a CDS encoding HD domain-containing protein, translating into MIYRIKQFFQGATAKIYDEDINFINKYLSTEEKNLFFQLRKGEQRHCLNVAYGCHQEEPNHLNLIKAALLHDIGKIGSNLTLINKSFVVILQKLSLKENILPPFLKKALHYKNNHAEIGYQLLLHLGLDEQVLYLVRNHHVENIEGLKEMKILQHFDNLY; encoded by the coding sequence ATGATCTATAGAATAAAGCAATTTTTTCAAGGTGCAACCGCTAAAATCTACGATGAAGATATAAATTTTATAAACAAATATTTGAGTACTGAAGAAAAGAACTTGTTTTTTCAACTTCGAAAAGGTGAACAAAGACACTGCTTAAATGTTGCCTATGGCTGCCATCAAGAGGAACCAAATCACCTGAACCTTATCAAAGCCGCCCTCTTACATGATATCGGTAAGATAGGCAGTAATTTAACCTTAATCAATAAATCCTTTGTTGTTATCCTTCAAAAACTCAGTCTTAAGGAAAACATTTTGCCCCCTTTTCTTAAAAAGGCCCTACACTACAAAAATAATCATGCTGAAATAGGCTATCAGTTGCTTTTGCATTTAGGGCTAGATGAGCAAGTTCTATATTTGGTAAGAAATCACCATGTGGAGAATATAGAGGGTTTAAAAGAAATGAAAATCCTCCAGCACTTTGATAATTTATATTAA
- a CDS encoding Na+/H+ antiporter family protein has product MLVNPVVLSVLVMIVLCLLKLNVILSLIIAALVGGVLAGIPIGEVMGVLIGGMGGNSSTALSYILLGALAAAVHKTGVAEVLAKKIVQWVRGKGIILVVIIAVVSCFSQNLIPVHIAFIPIMIPPLVAVMNQLKIDRRAVATALTFGLKAPYVALPVGYGWIFHGIISAQMTDNGMAVAQGDIWKVMWIPGISMVIGLFIAIFITYRKTREYEVLDEAHAEAAAAVEEKVSMTGKHWAALFGAVSALVVQLSPLGSLHLGAIVGIAIMVVSGAIKWKDIDEMIHSGIGMMGFIAFVMLVASGYGAVIRETGGVEALVTAISGMMGGSKFIAATAMILLGLVITMGIGTSFGTIPIIAAIYVPLAATMGFSPMATVLLIGTAAALGDAGSPASDSTLGPTAGLNIDGQHDHIWDTCVPTFMHYNIPLVIFGIIGAMIL; this is encoded by the coding sequence ATGTTAGTAAATCCTGTAGTATTGTCAGTCTTAGTTATGATTGTACTGTGCCTTTTGAAACTTAATGTTATTTTATCTTTAATTATTGCAGCACTGGTTGGTGGGGTGCTGGCAGGTATTCCTATCGGAGAAGTGATGGGTGTGTTAATTGGAGGAATGGGAGGAAACTCTAGTACAGCTTTAAGCTATATTTTATTAGGGGCTTTAGCCGCTGCTGTGCATAAAACAGGTGTTGCAGAAGTACTTGCAAAGAAGATTGTACAGTGGGTAAGAGGAAAAGGAATTATTTTGGTTGTAATTATTGCTGTAGTAAGTTGTTTTTCTCAGAATTTGATTCCCGTGCACATTGCATTTATTCCTATTATGATTCCACCGCTAGTAGCTGTAATGAATCAATTAAAAATTGATAGAAGAGCAGTTGCTACTGCCTTAACTTTTGGTTTAAAGGCACCTTATGTTGCATTACCAGTAGGATATGGATGGATTTTTCATGGAATCATTAGTGCTCAAATGACGGATAATGGTATGGCAGTAGCTCAAGGTGATATATGGAAGGTAATGTGGATTCCAGGAATTTCTATGGTAATAGGATTGTTTATCGCTATTTTTATTACCTACAGAAAAACTAGAGAGTATGAAGTTTTAGATGAAGCTCATGCGGAGGCTGCAGCAGCAGTTGAAGAGAAGGTTAGCATGACAGGAAAGCATTGGGCAGCTTTATTTGGAGCCGTTTCAGCCTTAGTGGTGCAACTAAGCCCATTAGGTTCATTACATCTTGGTGCTATCGTTGGGATTGCTATCATGGTTGTAAGCGGTGCTATTAAGTGGAAAGATATAGACGAGATGATTCATAGTGGTATAGGTATGATGGGCTTTATCGCCTTCGTCATGTTGGTAGCATCAGGCTATGGTGCTGTTATTAGAGAAACTGGCGGAGTAGAAGCATTGGTAACAGCTATTTCTGGCATGATGGGAGGAAGTAAGTTTATCGCAGCTACAGCTATGATATTACTAGGTCTTGTCATAACAATGGGTATTGGTACTTCCTTTGGAACAATACCAATCATTGCAGCAATTTATGTACCTCTAGCAGCTACTATGGGCTTTAGTCCAATGGCTACTGTATTATTAATAGGTACTGCCGCTGCTTTAGGAGACGCAGGTTCTCCAGCTTCTGATAGTACATTAGGACCAACAGCAGGCTTAAATATTGATGGGCAACATGATCATATATGGGATACCTGCGTACCTACATTTATGCACTACAATATACCATTAGTTATATTTGGAATTATTGGTGCAATGATTTTATAG